The proteins below are encoded in one region of Nitrosomonas ureae:
- the cycA gene encoding cytochrome c-550 CycA has protein sequence MKHAITHILAILAMTAFFSGTVLAADFEGRTKCSSCHKSQAKSWNDTAHAKAMESLKPGTRKEAKIKAKLDPDKDYTQDKDCVGCHVDGWGKKGGYTVETPKKPLAAVGCESCHGPGKSYRGDHRKGGQAFESKGTTMQRKVLADKGQDFHFEEACSACHLNYEGSPWKGAKAPYTPFTPEVDAKYTFDFDKMVKDVKAMHEHYKLDGTFVGEPKFKFHDEFQANAKEKVADKKDKKGKD, from the coding sequence ATGAAACACGCGATAACCCATATATTGGCCATACTGGCGATGACTGCATTTTTCTCGGGCACAGTGTTGGCGGCGGATTTTGAAGGTCGTACGAAATGTAGTTCATGTCACAAATCGCAAGCTAAATCATGGAATGACACGGCGCATGCCAAAGCGATGGAATCGTTAAAACCGGGCACACGCAAGGAAGCTAAGATAAAAGCGAAGCTGGATCCGGATAAGGACTACACGCAAGACAAGGACTGTGTAGGCTGTCATGTTGATGGATGGGGCAAGAAAGGTGGCTATACGGTAGAAACACCGAAGAAGCCGCTAGCGGCAGTTGGTTGTGAATCCTGTCATGGACCTGGGAAGAGCTATCGGGGAGATCACCGTAAGGGAGGTCAGGCCTTTGAAAGCAAAGGCACTACCATGCAACGCAAAGTATTGGCAGACAAAGGGCAAGACTTTCATTTTGAAGAAGCTTGCAGTGCTTGTCATTTAAACTACGAAGGTTCGCCATGGAAAGGTGCGAAAGCTCCCTATACGCCATTTACTCCGGAAGTTGACGCGAAATACACATTTGATTTTGACAAGATGGTGAAGGATGTCAAAGCGATGCATGAGCATTACAAGCTTGATGGTACATTCGTAGGGGAACCCAAGTTCAAGTTTCATGATGAATTTCAAGCGAATGCCAAAGAGAAAGTGGCAGATAAAAAAGATAAAAAAGGAAAAGACTGA
- a CDS encoding NapC/NirT family cytochrome c: MSGLQKGAIGTLLTGGLLGILLVAVVFGGEAALSTEEFCTSCHSMTYTQTELKESTHYGALGVNPGCKDCHIPQGFKNFHLALYTHAVDGARELYLELVNDYSTLEKFNERRLIMAHDARMNLKKWDSVTCRDCHRDPNPPGADAQEAHKKMKTEGATCIDCHQNLVHEEAPMTDLNASLAAGKMVLKPDEDEEDEDDEEDEEEDEDSASEVTASEEDDDEEDDDDE; the protein is encoded by the coding sequence ATGAGCGGCTTACAGAAAGGTGCGATAGGGACACTACTGACAGGCGGGTTATTGGGGATATTGCTGGTAGCGGTGGTATTTGGAGGAGAAGCGGCGCTATCTACCGAAGAATTCTGCACCAGCTGTCACTCGATGACATATACGCAGACGGAACTCAAGGAATCGACTCATTATGGGGCACTAGGGGTGAATCCTGGCTGTAAGGACTGTCATATACCGCAAGGATTCAAGAATTTTCATTTAGCGTTATATACGCATGCGGTAGATGGTGCGAGAGAGCTTTATTTGGAATTGGTTAATGATTATTCGACGTTGGAGAAGTTTAATGAGCGTCGGCTGATTATGGCGCATGATGCGCGGATGAATTTGAAGAAATGGGACAGTGTAACATGCCGTGACTGTCATAGAGATCCGAATCCGCCTGGAGCGGATGCCCAGGAAGCGCATAAGAAGATGAAAACGGAAGGAGCGACGTGTATAGACTGTCATCAGAATCTGGTGCATGAGGAAGCGCCGATGACGGATCTGAATGCGAGTTTGGCTGCGGGCAAGATGGTGTTGAAGCCGGACGAAGATGAAGAAGATGAAGACGACGAAGAAGATGAGGAAGAAGACGAGGATAGTGCTAGTGAGGTAACCGCAAGCGAAGAGGATGATGATGAAGAGGATGACGATGACGAATAA